A window of Phosphitispora fastidiosa contains these coding sequences:
- a CDS encoding cobalamin B12-binding domain-containing protein, with protein MINPVRILVAKPGLDGHDRGAKVIAQGFRNAGMEVIYTGLRQTPEQIVQTAIQEDVQVIALSCLSGAHRYLFPKVMQLLKSEGVDDIIVLGGGVIPEEDITALKDVGIREVFTSGTPIKAMLDFINENTGPAGGVL; from the coding sequence ATGATAAACCCTGTTCGGATACTGGTAGCAAAACCCGGCCTGGACGGGCATGACCGCGGTGCCAAGGTAATCGCCCAGGGCTTTCGGAATGCCGGCATGGAAGTGATTTATACCGGTCTGAGACAGACACCGGAACAAATAGTACAGACGGCAATACAGGAGGATGTTCAGGTAATCGCCTTAAGCTGTCTTTCGGGAGCACACCGTTATCTGTTTCCTAAAGTAATGCAGCTCCTAAAAAGCGAAGGGGTTGATGATATTATTGTCCTAGGCGGCGGAGTAATTCCTGAAGAGGATATTACAGCCCTGAAGGACGTGGGAATCAGAGAGGTCTTCACATCGGGCACACCGATAAAAGCAATGCTTGATTTTATCAATGAAAACACCGGGCCCGCGGGAGGTGTGTTATGA
- the mce gene encoding methylmalonyl-CoA epimerase, which yields MITLIDHIGIAVRSIDTARELFEDILGLKITDTEVVEEQKVKVAFIPVGDSELELLEATSPDGPIARFIDQQGEGIQHIAFRVEDIDAALRTLKSKKVRLIDETPRRGAGGARIAFLHPKAANGTLIELCERGGAPDDNRG from the coding sequence ATGATCACCCTGATTGACCATATTGGGATCGCGGTGCGGAGTATTGATACTGCCAGGGAGCTTTTTGAAGATATATTAGGCTTGAAGATAACAGATACAGAGGTTGTTGAGGAACAAAAGGTGAAGGTGGCCTTTATTCCGGTGGGTGACAGTGAACTGGAACTGCTGGAAGCAACCAGCCCAGATGGACCTATAGCAAGGTTCATTGACCAACAGGGTGAAGGAATACAGCATATTGCTTTCAGGGTTGAGGATATTGATGCAGCGCTGAGGACACTGAAGTCCAAAAAAGTCCGCCTTATTGATGAAACGCCGCGCAGAGGCGCCGGCGGAGCCAGGATCGCATTTCTTCATCCAAAGGCAGCCAATGGGACTCTAATAGAACTTTGTGAACGCGGGGGTGCACCTGATGACAACAGAGGATAA